A single genomic interval of Bradyrhizobium japonicum USDA 6 harbors:
- a CDS encoding MAPEG family protein encodes MTLAEWCVFGALLLYLATIASIKWIRFRGFDNSRPRDPAFYEDAIAQRALGAHQNGIETFPFFAFAVLLAEFRDSPQRLIDELAVLFLIVRIAYVLTYLGNRPTLRSILWSIGFAINLGIFFMPALKRFLPV; translated from the coding sequence ATGACGCTCGCGGAATGGTGCGTATTCGGAGCGCTGCTGCTTTATCTGGCGACGATCGCCTCGATCAAATGGATCAGGTTTCGCGGCTTCGACAATTCCCGGCCGCGCGATCCGGCCTTCTATGAGGACGCCATCGCGCAGCGCGCGCTCGGCGCCCACCAGAACGGCATCGAGACCTTTCCGTTCTTCGCCTTCGCGGTGTTGCTTGCCGAATTCCGGGATTCGCCGCAGCGGCTGATCGACGAGCTCGCCGTGCTGTTCCTGATCGTGCGGATCGCCTACGTGCTGACCTATCTCGGCAACCGCCCGACGCTGCGCTCGATCCTCTGGAGCATCGGCTTTGCGATCAATCTCGGGATCTTCTTCATGCCGGCGCTGAAGCGGTTTCTGCCGGTGTGA
- the hemH gene encoding ferrochelatase, which produces MTIAAPIETAKPAAQPAQPRVGVLLVNLGTPDTADAPGVRVYLKEFLSDARVIEDQGLVWQFVLNGIILRSRPRTKALDYQKIWNNERNESPLKTITRSQAGKLAAALSDSDHVVVDWAMRYGNPSIKSGIDALIAKGCDRILAVPLYPQYSASTSATVCDEVFRVLARLRNQPTLRVAPPYYEDEAYIEALAISIETHLATLSFKPELIVASFHGMPKSYVDKGDPYQSHCVATTEALRRRLGMDETKLLLTFQSRFGNDEWLQPYTDKTMERLAKEGVRRIAVVTPGFAADCLETLEEIAQENAEIFKHNGGEQFSAIPCLNDSDPGMDVIRTLVLRELQGWI; this is translated from the coding sequence ATGACGATCGCTGCCCCCATCGAGACCGCGAAACCGGCCGCGCAGCCGGCCCAGCCGCGCGTCGGCGTGCTTCTGGTCAATCTCGGCACGCCCGATACGGCCGATGCCCCCGGCGTGCGTGTCTATCTGAAGGAGTTCCTCTCGGACGCCCGCGTCATCGAGGACCAGGGGCTGGTCTGGCAGTTCGTGCTCAACGGCATCATCCTGCGCAGTCGTCCCCGCACCAAGGCGCTGGACTATCAGAAGATCTGGAACAATGAGCGGAACGAGTCGCCGCTGAAGACCATCACGCGCTCGCAAGCCGGCAAGCTTGCGGCCGCACTGTCCGACAGCGACCACGTCGTCGTGGACTGGGCGATGCGCTACGGCAATCCCTCGATCAAGTCCGGTATCGATGCGCTGATCGCGAAGGGGTGCGACCGCATCCTCGCCGTGCCGCTCTATCCGCAATATTCCGCCTCGACCTCGGCGACGGTCTGCGACGAAGTTTTCCGCGTGCTCGCCCGCTTGCGGAACCAGCCGACGCTGCGGGTGGCGCCGCCTTACTACGAGGACGAGGCCTATATCGAGGCGCTCGCGATCTCGATCGAGACGCATCTGGCGACGCTGTCCTTCAAGCCGGAGCTGATCGTGGCGTCCTTCCACGGCATGCCGAAATCCTATGTCGACAAGGGCGATCCCTATCAGTCCCACTGCGTCGCCACGACGGAGGCGCTGCGCCGCCGGCTCGGCATGGACGAGACGAAACTGCTGCTGACCTTCCAGTCGCGCTTCGGCAATGACGAGTGGCTCCAGCCCTACACCGACAAGACCATGGAGCGGCTGGCCAAGGAAGGCGTGCGCCGCATCGCGGTGGTGACGCCCGGCTTTGCCGCCGACTGCCTGGAGACGCTGGAGGAGATCGCGCAGGAGAATGCCGAGATCTTCAAGCATAATGGCGGCGAGCAGTTTTCCGCGATCCCCTGTCTCAACGACAGCGATCCCGGCATGGACGTGATCCGCACCCTGGTGCTGCGCGAGCTTCAGGGCTGGATCTGA
- a CDS encoding ABC transporter substrate-binding protein, with protein MNRRETLALLGTIAALPASVLAQQPNAPRRLGVLSVTAADDAIGQARSTILVETLAAHGWKEHDNLRIDWRSGAGDRARIARLADELVALKPDILLAVGTPSVEELRQRTTTIPIVFAVVTDPVSQGFVKNLAHPGGNITGFTDYDGPLAGKWLEMLTQVTPKVSRVIVVYNPATAPFAPLMLRTIEDAARTLHVTVEAAPVHDAGSIAALASRKDGGLLVLPDFFTMANRAQLLAAIGEARVPAVFWSRTFVDEGGLMSYSTDSAEQLRRAANYIDRILKGAQAADLPVQNPTKFELAINLKTVRALGLAMSPSLLALANTVVE; from the coding sequence ATGAACCGCCGCGAGACTTTGGCGCTTCTTGGGACGATCGCCGCGCTGCCGGCCTCGGTGCTGGCGCAGCAGCCGAACGCGCCGCGTCGACTCGGCGTGCTCTCGGTCACGGCCGCGGATGACGCGATCGGGCAGGCCCGCAGCACGATCCTGGTCGAGACGCTGGCCGCCCATGGCTGGAAGGAGCACGACAACCTCAGGATCGATTGGCGCAGCGGCGCCGGCGACCGGGCACGCATCGCGCGCCTCGCCGACGAACTCGTGGCGCTCAAGCCGGATATCCTGCTCGCGGTCGGCACGCCCTCGGTCGAGGAGCTGCGCCAGCGCACCACGACGATCCCGATCGTGTTCGCCGTCGTCACCGATCCCGTCAGCCAGGGCTTTGTCAAAAACCTCGCCCATCCCGGCGGCAACATCACCGGCTTCACCGATTACGACGGCCCGCTCGCCGGCAAATGGCTGGAGATGCTGACGCAGGTCACGCCAAAAGTGTCCCGCGTTATCGTCGTCTACAATCCAGCCACCGCGCCGTTCGCGCCCCTGATGCTGCGTACGATCGAGGACGCCGCACGGACGCTTCACGTGACGGTCGAGGCAGCACCGGTTCACGACGCTGGCTCGATCGCCGCGCTGGCTTCGCGGAAGGACGGCGGCCTTTTGGTGCTGCCTGACTTCTTCACCATGGCCAATCGTGCCCAGCTCCTGGCTGCAATCGGTGAAGCCCGCGTGCCGGCGGTGTTCTGGAGCCGCACCTTCGTCGACGAGGGCGGGCTGATGTCCTACAGCACCGACAGCGCCGAGCAGCTTCGCCGCGCCGCCAACTACATCGATCGCATCCTGAAGGGCGCGCAGGCGGCCGACCTGCCGGTCCAGAACCCCACCAAGTTCGAGCTTGCGATCAACCTGAAGACGGTGAGGGCGCTGGGGCTGGCGATGTCGCCCTCGCTGCTTGCGCTCGCCAACACCGTGGTTGAATAG
- a CDS encoding SPFH domain-containing protein: MSGFDVFAIVLVLLVIVTLVAGVKTVPQGYDWTIERFGKYTQTLSPGLNLIVPYFDRVGRKINMMEQVIDIPEQEVITKDNATVTVDGVAFFQVFDAAKASYEVANLNQAITVLTMTNIRSVMGSMDLDQVLSHRDEINERLLRVVDAAVSPWGVKVNRIEIKDIVPPADLVEAMGRQMKAERVKRADILAAEGQRQSEILRAEGAKQGQILQAEGRKEAAFRDAEARERSAEAEAKATQMVSEAISKGDVAALNYFIADKYIKAFGQLADSPNQKVIMLPVEAMSMLGSLAGIGEIAKATFGESAASAVAAARRGGSVPTTGPTPPAVPPRQG, from the coding sequence ATGAGCGGTTTCGATGTTTTCGCGATTGTTCTGGTTTTGCTCGTCATCGTCACGCTGGTCGCCGGCGTCAAGACGGTGCCGCAGGGCTATGACTGGACCATCGAGCGGTTCGGCAAATACACCCAGACGCTGAGCCCCGGGCTCAACCTGATCGTGCCGTATTTCGATCGCGTCGGACGCAAGATCAACATGATGGAGCAGGTGATCGACATTCCCGAGCAGGAGGTCATCACCAAGGACAACGCCACCGTGACGGTGGACGGCGTCGCCTTCTTCCAGGTGTTCGATGCCGCCAAGGCGAGCTACGAGGTCGCCAACCTCAACCAGGCCATCACGGTCCTGACCATGACCAACATCCGCTCGGTGATGGGCTCGATGGACCTCGACCAGGTGCTGTCGCACCGCGACGAGATCAACGAGCGCCTGCTGCGCGTCGTCGACGCCGCGGTCTCGCCCTGGGGCGTCAAGGTCAACCGCATCGAGATCAAGGACATCGTGCCGCCTGCCGACCTCGTCGAAGCCATGGGCCGGCAGATGAAGGCCGAGCGCGTCAAGCGCGCCGACATTCTGGCCGCCGAAGGCCAGCGCCAGTCCGAGATCCTGCGCGCCGAGGGCGCCAAGCAGGGGCAGATCCTCCAGGCCGAAGGCCGGAAGGAAGCTGCGTTCCGCGACGCCGAGGCCCGCGAACGTTCCGCGGAGGCCGAGGCCAAGGCGACGCAGATGGTCAGTGAGGCCATCTCCAAGGGAGACGTCGCCGCGCTGAACTATTTCATCGCCGATAAGTATATCAAGGCGTTCGGGCAGTTGGCCGACTCGCCGAACCAGAAGGTCATCATGCTTCCGGTCGAGGCGATGAGCATGCTGGGCTCGCTCGCCGGCATCGGCGAGATCGCCAAGGCAACGTTCGGCGAAAGCGCGGCGTCCGCGGTCGCTGCCGCCCGCCGCGGCGGCTCGGTGCCGACGACCGGTCCCACGCCGCCGGCGGTGCCGCCGCGGCAGGGGTAA
- a CDS encoding NfeD family protein yields the protein MTDMFVSLGTWNWLIFGFILMALEVLAPGVFLFWLGLAALLVGLISFAVAVSWQIQLVMFAIFAAAAVPVWRRLARPKLDASSSPFLNKRSEALLGREFTLEKPIIDGNGTVRLGDTVWRVAGPDTPAGTRVKVVQVDGANLTVAAA from the coding sequence ATGACCGACATGTTCGTATCGCTCGGCACCTGGAATTGGCTGATCTTCGGCTTCATTCTGATGGCGCTGGAGGTGCTGGCGCCGGGCGTATTCCTGTTCTGGCTCGGGCTCGCCGCGTTGCTCGTCGGCCTGATCTCCTTTGCCGTCGCCGTGTCGTGGCAGATCCAGCTCGTGATGTTCGCAATCTTCGCAGCCGCCGCCGTGCCGGTGTGGCGCCGGCTGGCGCGGCCGAAGCTGGACGCAAGCAGCAGCCCCTTCCTCAACAAGCGAAGCGAGGCATTGCTCGGCCGCGAGTTCACGCTGGAGAAGCCGATCATCGACGGCAACGGCACCGTGCGCCTCGGCGACACGGTGTGGCGCGTCGCCGGGCCCGATACGCCAGCCGGGACGCGGGTGAAGGTGGTGCAGGTTGACGGTGCGAATTTGACGGTGGCCGCGGCGTAG
- a CDS encoding winged helix-turn-helix transcriptional regulator, translating into MAKQAASGSRTVRGSRTGRPIMALLDLLGRRWSLRILWELRDAPLTSRSLRTACDEASPTVLQARLTELREAGFVELGDGGGYGLTALGRELCETFMPLHRFAERWRSSSGV; encoded by the coding sequence ATGGCGAAGCAGGCAGCATCAGGGAGCCGAACCGTGCGCGGCTCACGCACCGGCCGGCCGATCATGGCGCTGCTCGACCTCCTCGGCCGACGCTGGAGCCTGCGAATCCTGTGGGAATTGCGCGACGCCCCCCTCACCTCGCGCAGCTTGCGCACCGCGTGCGACGAGGCCTCGCCGACGGTGCTGCAGGCGCGGCTGACGGAGCTGCGCGAAGCGGGGTTCGTGGAGCTGGGCGACGGTGGAGGTTACGGGCTGACGGCGCTCGGGCGGGAATTGTGCGAGACGTTCATGCCGCTGCACCGGTTTGCGGAGAGGTGGCGCAGCTCGAGTGGCGTCTAG